The Salvelinus fontinalis isolate EN_2023a unplaced genomic scaffold, ASM2944872v1 scaffold_2066, whole genome shotgun sequence genome has a segment encoding these proteins:
- the LOC129850485 gene encoding chromo domain-containing protein cec-1-like isoform X2 yields the protein MSSLSNFSPAKEEGVCCMEKEALGLNIVVKKEEDITVKEEEEPFRMKKEEEEDIILKEEEEGVTVKEEKEPSGVEEKVKAFRMKREEEAISIKVEEDVLGVKEEEDEGEEEETEDLINTGPEP from the coding sequence ATGAGCTCACTAAGCAACTTTTCCCCTGCTAAGGAAGAGGGGGTCTGCTGtatggagaaagaagctctggggctgaacattgtcgtgaaaaaAGAAGaggatattacagtgaaagaagaagaagaacctttcagaatgaaaaaggaggaagaggaggatatcatactgaaagaagaggaggagggtgttactgtgaaagaagagaaagaacctTCTGGAGTGGAAGAGAAGGTAAAAGCTTTCAGAATGAAAAGGGAGGAGGAGGCGATCTCAATAAAGGTGGAGGAAGACGTtttgggagtgaaagaggaggaggacgaaggagaggaggaggagactgaaGATCTGATTAACACCG